In Flavivirga abyssicola, the following are encoded in one genomic region:
- a CDS encoding phosphoadenosine phosphosulfate reductase domain-containing protein, producing MFTENQIQELNEAFKDASPIDIIKKAFELNNKTVVTTNFRPYEAAILHAVSSVEAKVPVVWCDTGYNTPQTYRHAEQMIKDLDLNVFLYVPKQTSSHRDVVMGIPSIDAPEHALFTEQVKLEPFKRAMEEHKPNVWFTNLRQGQTAFRNSIGIFSLSKDGVLKVSPFYYWSDEKLDSYLEENNLPNEFKYFDPTKALENRECGLHA from the coding sequence ATGTTTACAGAAAATCAAATACAAGAATTGAATGAGGCATTTAAAGATGCATCGCCAATAGACATTATTAAAAAGGCTTTTGAGCTTAATAATAAAACGGTAGTAACAACTAACTTCAGACCTTACGAAGCTGCTATTTTACATGCGGTAAGTTCGGTTGAAGCAAAAGTACCGGTAGTTTGGTGTGACACGGGTTATAATACACCCCAAACATATAGACATGCAGAGCAGATGATAAAAGATTTAGATTTAAATGTCTTTTTATACGTACCAAAACAAACATCATCGCATCGCGATGTGGTTATGGGCATTCCAAGTATTGACGCGCCAGAACATGCTTTGTTTACAGAACAGGTAAAGCTTGAGCCATTTAAAAGAGCGATGGAAGAACACAAACCAAATGTTTGGTTTACAAACCTGCGCCAAGGGCAAACAGCATTTAGAAATAGTATTGGAATTTTTAGTTTGAGTAAAGATGGTGTCTTAAAAGTGAGCCCATTTTACTATTGGTCTGATGAAAAGTTAGATAGTTATTTAGAAGAAAATAATTTACCAAACGAATTTAAATATTTCGACCCTACTAAAGCCTTAGAAAATAGAGAGTGTGGTTTGCACGCTTAG
- the cysD gene encoding sulfate adenylyltransferase subunit CysD, which yields MNKNTSHINSLENEAIYIMREVAAQFEKPVLLFSGGKDSITLVRLAVKAFYPAKVPFPLMHIDTGHNFPETIEFRDRLVKELGLELIVRNVQDSIDQGKVKEESGRYASRNMLQTTTLLDALEEFKFDAAIGGARRDEEKARAKERIFSVRDDFGQWDEKNQRPELFDMLNGNIEHGQNVRVFPISNWTELDVWSYIEKENIEIPSIYFAHKRKVFLRDGMIWSAEDGVVYRDDNEEVIEELVRFRTVGDMSCTAAVLSDAVSISKVVQEIRESTISERGARIDDKRSEAAMEKRKQQGYF from the coding sequence ATGAATAAAAACACATCACATATCAACTCGCTAGAAAATGAAGCGATCTACATTATGAGGGAAGTAGCGGCACAGTTTGAAAAACCAGTGTTGTTATTTTCAGGAGGAAAAGATTCTATCACTTTGGTGAGACTGGCAGTAAAAGCCTTTTACCCAGCTAAAGTTCCGTTTCCTTTAATGCATATTGATACAGGGCATAATTTCCCTGAAACTATAGAGTTTAGAGACAGATTGGTTAAAGAATTAGGTCTAGAACTTATTGTGAGAAATGTACAGGACTCTATCGATCAAGGAAAAGTAAAAGAGGAATCTGGACGTTATGCAAGTAGAAATATGTTGCAGACAACAACACTTTTAGATGCTCTTGAGGAGTTTAAGTTTGATGCTGCAATAGGTGGTGCGCGTCGTGATGAAGAAAAGGCTAGAGCTAAAGAACGTATTTTTTCTGTGCGTGATGACTTCGGACAGTGGGATGAGAAAAACCAACGCCCGGAATTGTTCGATATGCTGAATGGAAATATTGAGCACGGACAAAATGTTCGTGTATTCCCAATTTCAAACTGGACAGAATTAGATGTGTGGTCTTATATAGAAAAGGAAAATATTGAAATTCCTTCTATTTATTTTGCTCACAAACGTAAAGTGTTTTTAAGAGACGGAATGATTTGGTCTGCTGAAGATGGTGTTGTTTATAGAGATGACAATGAAGAAGTGATTGAAGAATTAGTACGTTTTAGAACTGTAGGAGATATGAGTTGTACAGCAGCGGTATTATCAGATGCAGTTTCTATTTCTAAGGTCGTGCAAGAAATTAGAGAAAGTACGATTTCAGAACGTGGTGCGCGTATTGACGATAAACGTTCTGAAGCAGCCATGGAAAAACGTAAACAGCAAGGGTATTTCTAA
- a CDS encoding RHS repeat domain-containing protein yields the protein MKRLSSLIVFALIILCGIGAKAQNSPEILPPSPEASSLSKFVEIPVSHYSGLPTINIPFYTIDLDGLQIPISLSYHARGIRVEEIAPRVGIGWALNYGGMVSRQIRGKADDTWNSDEKGYLTQNYYESFETNESTRIGVWSDATNDIGDLVPDQFMFNFLGYSGKFIFDQKTKEPLLQNYADFKIEPIYGNATTHAGIKAWVVTNENGYKFYFGEYNNSSTIANRDEIERSFAYTTDGVLDFGRPILSNDYNSWQLVAIESPRGNKVEFIYELESTQFHKRSYDKRELNGTTISSYFSRIRSKEYKIKEIVFNEGHIVFTKDNVEREDINFGYSLKEIEIKDLNAISVAKYSFNYSYNYDTSTGNVNPTLMSYDTKARKRLFLDNIEKIAPNGTTEPFYSFEYINKQELPNRFSNAQDVWGYYNGKTNGQFLTFFDYGGNTINRKVDTIKAKTGLLRKINLPTGGSKEFEFEANKAKVPDYFKDLYYDGINPTTPKSVGMVKGPTHYVGNKTYEIPFTIENKISGSIFTIVQFMGNFGTCSSTEQLVNCNYKVRIQGANGGYSIFMGSGNSSALPPGDYKLIVRQLTGVDDPYDFFNGFAVNISWNESLDPNIAIYSGGNRVKKTILNSEWNGTIEKSYEYLTNLNETSGLLFSLPSYYFIQKTILGVPVIDAYGARPGSPLTYEQGNHVGYSHVTEYINGNTIGDGGKNEYSFTAVPDSGDFYKFPYTISMDNEWMRGKLLTSKTYKKTLGGYDLINEIENKYKYANFPIYYHITNPPLPQEIVRLFYKKDKLQFHIPLIIFKPGNDPNPANWDHNDYKVYNLTGGTQHLYSSKITSYYNTLPVSTETKYYYDYDNHYQSNQSETNTSDSKPIITKIFYPDDIISTSSLGFDNLTPNEKAAIDKLKAPSPTNLTGEHRTAVPIQVEVYKDEDEDGFADSSELLSTQRTNYRTWPNGITLPEYTQSSKDGTPLDNRVQFHNYDNKGNPIEVSKTDGTSITYIWGYNQEYPVVKIENATYASVIATLTAAELTAIKDGTYNQSTMMATLNKIRTGLPDAMVTTYTYDPLVGATSITDPKGYTIYYEYDDFNRLEFIKDDTGKLLSENKYNYKN from the coding sequence ATGAAAAGACTTTCTTCGTTAATTGTATTTGCTTTAATCATTTTATGTGGTATTGGAGCAAAGGCTCAAAATTCACCAGAAATACTGCCACCGAGCCCTGAAGCATCGTCACTATCTAAATTTGTAGAAATCCCTGTGTCTCATTATTCAGGTTTACCAACCATTAATATTCCCTTTTATACTATTGACTTAGACGGTCTTCAAATCCCAATAAGTCTTTCATACCATGCTAGAGGTATCCGAGTTGAAGAGATTGCTCCAAGAGTGGGTATAGGATGGGCATTAAATTATGGAGGTATGGTTTCCAGACAAATAAGAGGGAAAGCTGATGATACATGGAATAGTGACGAAAAAGGATATCTGACCCAAAACTACTATGAGTCTTTTGAAACTAATGAGTCTACTAGAATAGGCGTATGGAGTGATGCTACCAATGATATAGGAGACTTAGTTCCAGACCAATTTATGTTTAACTTTCTGGGGTATTCAGGAAAATTCATTTTCGATCAAAAAACTAAAGAGCCTCTATTACAAAATTATGCAGACTTCAAAATCGAACCTATTTATGGAAATGCAACTACGCATGCGGGAATAAAAGCTTGGGTTGTCACTAATGAAAATGGCTATAAATTTTATTTTGGTGAATATAACAATTCCAGTACTATCGCAAATAGAGATGAAATAGAACGATCATTTGCTTATACTACTGATGGGGTGTTAGATTTTGGACGCCCTATTCTTTCTAATGATTATAATAGTTGGCAACTAGTGGCTATAGAAAGCCCTAGAGGAAATAAAGTAGAGTTTATTTATGAACTGGAAAGCACTCAGTTTCACAAACGTTCTTATGACAAAAGGGAGCTTAACGGAACAACTATATCTTCATACTTTTCAAGAATACGATCCAAAGAATATAAAATAAAAGAGATTGTTTTCAATGAAGGCCATATTGTTTTCACAAAAGACAATGTAGAACGAGAAGATATAAACTTTGGGTATAGTCTAAAAGAAATCGAAATAAAAGACTTAAATGCGATTTCCGTAGCTAAATACAGTTTTAATTATAGCTATAATTATGATACTAGTACAGGAAATGTAAACCCTACTTTAATGAGCTATGATACCAAAGCTAGAAAACGGCTATTTTTAGATAACATAGAAAAAATAGCACCGAATGGAACAACCGAACCATTCTATAGTTTTGAATACATTAATAAACAAGAATTACCAAATAGATTTTCTAATGCACAGGATGTATGGGGTTATTATAACGGAAAAACTAACGGTCAGTTTCTAACATTTTTTGATTATGGAGGCAACACTATTAACCGCAAAGTAGATACTATAAAAGCTAAAACTGGACTTTTAAGGAAAATCAACCTTCCTACTGGAGGATCAAAAGAGTTTGAATTTGAAGCAAATAAAGCTAAAGTACCTGATTATTTTAAAGATTTGTATTATGACGGGATAAACCCAACTACTCCTAAAAGTGTTGGAATGGTAAAAGGACCTACACATTACGTTGGTAATAAAACATATGAAATTCCATTCACAATTGAAAATAAAATTTCTGGATCTATATTTACAATTGTTCAATTTATGGGTAATTTTGGCACGTGTAGCTCTACAGAGCAATTGGTAAATTGTAATTATAAGGTTAGAATACAAGGAGCAAATGGTGGTTATTCAATTTTTATGGGGTCTGGTAATTCCAGTGCTCTTCCCCCAGGTGATTACAAGCTTATAGTACGCCAATTAACGGGTGTTGATGATCCATATGATTTCTTTAATGGATTTGCAGTAAACATTTCATGGAATGAATCCCTAGACCCAAATATAGCAATATACAGTGGTGGAAATAGAGTAAAGAAAACTATTTTAAATAGTGAATGGAATGGAACTATAGAAAAATCATATGAATATTTAACAAATTTAAATGAGACTAGTGGATTACTTTTTTCATTACCTAGTTATTATTTTATACAAAAGACTATTTTGGGGGTTCCTGTTATAGATGCATATGGTGCTCGTCCAGGAAGCCCACTTACATATGAACAAGGAAATCATGTAGGTTACAGTCATGTTACCGAATATATTAATGGTAATACAATTGGAGATGGCGGTAAAAATGAATATAGTTTTACAGCAGTGCCTGATTCTGGTGATTTTTATAAATTCCCATATACTATTTCTATGGATAATGAATGGATGCGAGGAAAACTACTAACTTCTAAAACATACAAGAAAACTTTAGGTGGTTATGATCTTATTAATGAAATAGAAAATAAATACAAATATGCAAACTTTCCAATTTATTATCATATCACGAATCCTCCATTACCGCAAGAGATTGTTAGGTTATTTTATAAAAAAGATAAACTACAATTTCATATCCCATTAATTATATTTAAACCTGGTAATGATCCAAATCCAGCAAATTGGGACCATAATGATTATAAGGTATACAATCTTACTGGCGGTACGCAACATTTATACTCTAGTAAAATAACATCCTATTATAATACTTTACCAGTAAGTACTGAAACGAAATATTATTATGATTATGACAATCATTATCAATCAAATCAATCAGAAACTAATACCAGTGATTCAAAACCAATAATTACGAAAATATTTTACCCTGATGATATCATCTCTACAAGTTCTTTAGGGTTCGACAATTTAACCCCTAACGAAAAGGCTGCTATAGATAAATTAAAAGCTCCTTCTCCAACTAATTTAACTGGAGAACATCGTACTGCCGTCCCTATCCAAGTAGAAGTCTATAAAGATGAAGATGAAGATGGTTTTGCTGATAGTTCAGAATTGTTAAGTACGCAACGTACGAATTATAGAACGTGGCCTAATGGGATTACATTACCAGAATATACTCAATCATCAAAAGACGGTACGCCATTAGATAACAGAGTACAATTTCATAACTACGATAATAAAGGAAATCCTATTGAGGTTTCGAAAACAGACGGTACTTCCATAACTTACATCTGGGGATATAACCAAGAATACCCTGTTGTCAAAATAGAAAATGCCACCTATGCATCAGTTATAGCAACCTTAACAGCAGCAGAATTAACAGCAATTAAAGATGGTACTTATAATCAAAGTACTATGATGGCTACTCTAAATAAGATTAGGACAGGGTTACCTGATGCCATGGTCACCACCTACACCTATGACCCCTTAGTAGGAGCCACCAGCATCACCGATCCCAAGGGCTATACCATATACTATGAATACGACGATTTCAACCGCCTCGAATTTATAAAGGACGATACCGGTAAGCTATTAAGCGAGAACAAGTACAACTATAAAAACTAA
- a CDS encoding DUF2061 domain-containing protein, translating to MIAQMLLKNKEKSTYKADSVGEKPIRSVAKALSWRVIGTLDTLVVSYVLTQEITVASLIASVDFLTKMVLYFFHERVWNKIKWGK from the coding sequence ATGATAGCGCAGATGTTATTAAAAAACAAAGAAAAGTCTACTTATAAAGCCGATAGTGTTGGTGAAAAACCTATTCGTAGCGTTGCTAAAGCTTTAAGTTGGAGGGTTATAGGGACTCTAGATACATTAGTTGTTTCTTATGTACTAACTCAAGAAATAACCGTGGCCTCACTCATAGCATCTGTAGACTTTTTAACTAAAATGGTGTTATACTTTTTCCATGAAAGAGTTTGGAATAAGATTAAATGGGGAAAATAA
- a CDS encoding sulfate adenylyltransferase subunit 1 gives MEVLKIATAGSVDDGKSTLIGRILYDTKSLTTDKLEAIEKTSKQRGYDYLDFSLATDGLVAEREQGITIDVAHIYFSTAKKSYIIADTPGHVEYTRNMVTGASTSQASIILIDARKGVIEQTNRHFFINNLLRVKDIVVAINKMDLVDYSEEIYNKIKADFETLMSKRDYQGQKITFIPVSALKGDNVVNKTDKMPWYQGQTLLEHLEELDKADIFNIGTPRFPVQYVIRPKTEDFHDFRGYAGKVYGGNLSVGDDIVVLPSQTKSKIKDIYFYDEKYETASRRSSVTITLENDINVSRGDMIVKDGDLPTIDKQFTANVCWMDSTQLTAGSKYIVQHGINKVLAKVDTIHHKIHPDYSGIDTDVSGLGVNDIASITFKLNKPIFYDQFKNHRTNGSFILIDPQTNNTVGAGFIQ, from the coding sequence ATGGAAGTATTAAAAATTGCAACAGCAGGAAGTGTAGATGATGGTAAAAGTACCTTGATAGGACGTATTTTATATGATACAAAATCATTAACTACAGATAAGTTAGAAGCTATTGAAAAAACAAGTAAGCAAAGAGGCTACGATTATTTAGATTTTTCTTTAGCAACCGATGGTTTGGTAGCAGAAAGGGAGCAAGGAATAACTATAGATGTCGCACATATTTACTTTTCAACAGCTAAGAAAAGTTATATTATAGCAGATACACCTGGCCACGTGGAATATACACGTAATATGGTAACAGGCGCTTCAACATCTCAAGCATCTATCATTTTAATAGACGCAAGAAAAGGAGTGATTGAGCAAACAAATCGTCATTTTTTCATAAATAATTTATTGAGGGTTAAAGACATTGTTGTAGCTATTAATAAAATGGATTTAGTAGACTATTCAGAAGAAATCTATAATAAGATTAAGGCAGATTTTGAAACATTGATGAGCAAAAGAGATTATCAAGGTCAAAAAATAACATTCATTCCTGTTAGTGCTTTAAAAGGAGATAATGTTGTAAATAAAACGGATAAGATGCCTTGGTACCAAGGTCAGACTTTATTGGAGCATTTAGAAGAGTTAGATAAAGCAGATATATTCAATATAGGAACGCCAAGATTTCCAGTACAATATGTAATACGTCCAAAAACTGAAGATTTTCATGATTTTAGAGGGTATGCAGGAAAAGTGTATGGTGGAAATTTAAGCGTTGGTGATGATATTGTTGTATTGCCATCGCAAACAAAATCTAAAATAAAGGATATCTATTTCTACGATGAAAAGTATGAAACGGCATCAAGACGTTCATCTGTAACCATCACTTTAGAAAATGATATCAATGTGAGTAGAGGGGATATGATCGTTAAAGATGGCGATTTACCAACTATAGATAAACAATTTACTGCTAATGTTTGTTGGATGGATTCAACACAATTAACAGCTGGTTCTAAATATATAGTACAGCATGGGATCAATAAAGTATTAGCAAAAGTAGATACGATTCATCATAAAATACATCCAGATTACTCAGGAATAGATACCGATGTATCAGGATTAGGAGTTAACGATATTGCGTCGATAACGTTCAAATTAAATAAGCCAATTTTTTACGACCAATTTAAGAATCACAGAACTAACGGATCGTTTATTTTAATAGATCCGCAAACAAATAATACGGTAGGAGCTGGCTTCATTCAATAA
- a CDS encoding RrF2 family transcriptional regulator yields MLSKKTKYGLKALTYIAKSVGDLPVQISEISKSENIPQKFLESIMLTLRKSGFLGSKKGKHGGYYLIKEPSEIKMADVMRVLEGPIAMVPCVSLNFYEKCDDCPDEHECSVHKLMIQVRDNTLKVLRNNTLEDLSAS; encoded by the coding sequence ATGCTATCCAAAAAGACAAAATACGGATTAAAAGCGCTAACTTATATTGCTAAAAGTGTTGGAGATCTACCTGTACAAATAAGTGAGATTTCAAAGAGCGAAAATATTCCACAGAAGTTTTTGGAAAGTATTATGCTTACGCTTAGAAAATCTGGCTTTCTAGGCTCAAAAAAAGGAAAACACGGTGGTTATTACCTCATAAAAGAACCCTCTGAGATCAAAATGGCAGACGTTATGCGTGTTTTAGAAGGCCCTATCGCTATGGTGCCTTGCGTAAGCTTAAATTTCTATGAGAAATGTGATGACTGTCCAGATGAGCATGAATGCAGTGTTCATAAACTTATGATCCAAGTGCGTGACAATACTTTAAAAGTATTAAGAAATAATACTTTAGAAGATCTGTCGGCAAGTTAG
- a CDS encoding DUF6443 domain-containing protein encodes MKNYIYTFLFLLVSQIALSQIQPNIVKENTYTITAASGDVTLQATQSITLKPNTWIQSGSTFTAQIVENTTALDDYTPFTFSNENYVFTRSFQAPMDSFNAATAKEGDVIEQITYFDGLGRPMQSIGIKASPNDKKDIITHMDYDDFGRQDKDWLPYHETSGTLGTYRGDKATATKQYYQTNYADDFTGVALPDINAYSQKGFEASPLNRVLQQGAPGKDWKLGGNHDIEFVYAANEANEVLLYEVSLTPLGSNGLITYKPNLTGGTTYYAVGELYKTVTKDENHDGTTSKAHTTEEFKDKQGRIVLKRTYGTSMVDGVSQTNVSHDTYYVYDDHGNLSFVIPPKVDTSNGVSLFEFLELCYQYRYDHRNRLVEKKIPGKDMEYIVYDNLDRPVMTQDANLKAQNQWLFTKYDVFGRVTYTGLHTNTTYTTRADVQTHFNTVNNLDTKLYESKVTSGTGYDNSYYTNANFPNTSIVLHTVNYYDDYNFDKDGLSLPATADGQTVINYNDANKQLTRSLATGSKVRVLTTNDWITTLTGYDVKGRPVYVASKNDYLSTTDVVSSKLDFAGKADKSTTTHTKTGQTAITTQDAFVYDHEGRLLRQKQTINDLDQETIVDNSYDKLGLLVSKGVGGRASNTNRLQEVDYTYNVRGWLKQINNPVTLGNDLFGFKIGYNEGSNALYNGNISSTQWKTANTDNGLKTYDYQYDALNRVTSAIDNTGNYDLSLVDYDKNGNIIHLKRDGHRNASATVFGLMDDLTYSYDSGNKLMKVADAASIDQYGFKDDAVDTALDNVDDYTYDANGNMLTDANKGISTNITYNHLNLPAQVVLGGGNISYIYDASGAKLEKVVTEGSSVTKTKYAGNYVYENSGAGDLLKFFNHPEGYVSTELVSGSVQYGYVYQYKDHLGNVRLSYSDTDGNGSVISSEILSENNYYPFGLKHKGYNNNPSSSNIALKRRFQGQEHQDELNLNWYSFKWRNADPAIGRFFNIDPLSEKFMYNSTYAFSENRVIDGVELEGLEYVNANKARVFVKPNGDVGLRMNNMTEATAIPFRLSNMDVSTWAPGTIGNQNINTTIGRISTNLPTKLDLIRGQLNQTHNILLPIAQSTGQTDKRFSPKAIGNGPLVGAKEGRAAKGILVVEGLKLTGYAIGFFMKLYDKNQIKKHLGFLELAMGDLSDAYDSGLVPREFHNSESFNDLLNVILSGTSVSGDKKIENLGITIYNNYNNNGDDENNSFWQSIWQREQDKLDKFYNSTD; translated from the coding sequence ATGAAAAATTATATATACACTTTTTTGTTTTTATTGGTATCACAGATCGCTTTGTCCCAAATACAGCCCAACATAGTAAAAGAGAATACTTATACTATTACCGCAGCTAGCGGCGATGTAACGCTCCAGGCAACCCAATCGATCACTTTAAAACCTAATACATGGATTCAAAGTGGCAGTACCTTTACGGCACAGATAGTAGAGAACACGACTGCATTAGATGATTATACCCCTTTTACATTCAGTAATGAAAACTATGTGTTTACCCGTAGTTTCCAGGCTCCCATGGATTCATTTAATGCTGCCACGGCAAAAGAGGGCGATGTTATCGAGCAGATCACCTATTTTGACGGTCTGGGCAGGCCCATGCAGAGCATAGGCATTAAAGCTTCACCAAATGATAAAAAGGACATCATTACCCATATGGATTATGACGACTTTGGCAGGCAGGACAAGGACTGGCTCCCCTATCATGAAACATCGGGTACCCTTGGCACCTATCGAGGCGATAAAGCCACAGCTACCAAACAGTATTATCAAACCAATTATGCAGATGATTTTACAGGAGTGGCCTTGCCAGATATCAATGCCTATTCACAAAAGGGCTTTGAGGCCTCCCCACTAAACAGGGTCCTGCAACAGGGGGCTCCCGGTAAAGATTGGAAATTAGGCGGTAACCATGACATTGAATTCGTTTATGCAGCCAATGAAGCCAATGAAGTACTATTATATGAAGTGTCCTTGACCCCTTTAGGGAGTAACGGTCTTATTACCTACAAACCCAATTTAACCGGAGGTACAACCTATTACGCCGTGGGAGAACTTTACAAGACCGTTACCAAAGATGAGAACCATGATGGTACCACATCCAAAGCACATACCACAGAAGAGTTTAAGGACAAGCAGGGACGTATTGTCCTTAAGCGTACCTATGGAACGTCCATGGTCGATGGCGTATCCCAAACCAATGTATCCCATGATACCTATTATGTGTACGATGACCATGGCAACCTTTCCTTTGTCATCCCGCCTAAGGTGGATACATCTAATGGCGTGTCCCTTTTTGAATTTTTAGAGCTTTGCTACCAATATAGGTATGATCATAGAAATAGGCTGGTAGAAAAGAAAATCCCCGGTAAGGACATGGAATATATTGTATACGATAATTTGGATAGACCTGTCATGACCCAGGATGCCAACTTAAAAGCTCAAAACCAATGGCTGTTTACCAAATATGATGTGTTTGGCAGGGTAACCTATACAGGATTGCACACCAATACAACATACACTACACGGGCAGATGTACAAACCCATTTTAACACTGTAAACAATTTAGATACCAAGTTATATGAGAGCAAGGTAACATCCGGTACTGGTTATGACAACTCCTATTATACCAATGCTAATTTCCCTAATACAAGTATCGTTCTACACACCGTAAACTATTATGACGACTACAACTTTGATAAGGACGGATTGAGTCTACCTGCAACAGCCGACGGACAGACCGTTATCAATTATAACGATGCCAACAAACAGTTGACCAGGAGTCTGGCAACAGGCTCCAAGGTAAGGGTCTTGACCACTAACGATTGGATTACGACCCTTACGGGTTATGATGTAAAAGGGCGCCCCGTTTATGTAGCAAGCAAGAACGATTATCTGTCCACAACGGATGTTGTTTCCAGCAAGCTTGACTTTGCTGGTAAAGCCGACAAATCGACCACGACCCATACAAAAACCGGACAAACGGCCATTACGACCCAGGATGCATTTGTTTATGATCACGAAGGAAGACTGCTGAGACAGAAACAGACTATTAATGATCTTGATCAGGAAACCATCGTGGATAACAGTTATGACAAGCTTGGGCTTTTGGTAAGCAAGGGTGTCGGTGGCAGGGCATCGAACACGAACAGGTTGCAGGAGGTAGACTATACCTATAATGTAAGGGGCTGGCTAAAACAGATCAATAACCCCGTAACTTTAGGTAATGATCTGTTTGGCTTTAAAATTGGATATAATGAGGGAAGCAATGCACTGTACAATGGAAACATTAGTTCTACCCAATGGAAAACGGCCAATACCGACAATGGCCTAAAAACGTACGATTACCAATACGATGCGCTCAATAGGGTCACCTCTGCAATTGATAATACGGGCAATTACGACCTTTCGCTTGTCGATTATGATAAAAATGGGAACATTATACACCTAAAAAGAGACGGTCACAGAAATGCCAGTGCGACTGTTTTTGGTCTTATGGACGATTTGACGTACAGTTATGATAGTGGAAATAAGCTGATGAAAGTAGCAGATGCCGCTTCCATAGACCAGTACGGGTTTAAGGATGATGCTGTAGATACTGCTTTGGATAATGTAGATGATTATACTTACGATGCCAATGGCAACATGCTCACCGATGCCAACAAGGGCATTTCAACGAATATCACATACAACCACTTAAATTTACCTGCCCAGGTTGTTTTGGGCGGTGGGAATATTTCTTATATTTACGATGCCTCTGGTGCAAAACTTGAAAAAGTAGTCACCGAAGGAAGTTCTGTGACAAAAACGAAGTATGCAGGTAATTATGTCTATGAAAATTCAGGTGCAGGTGATCTTTTAAAATTCTTTAACCACCCTGAGGGGTACGTGAGCACTGAACTTGTTTCAGGTTCTGTACAATATGGCTATGTATACCAATACAAGGATCATTTAGGGAATGTTAGATTGAGTTATAGTGATACCGATGGTAACGGAAGTGTTATATCTTCTGAAATACTCTCCGAGAACAACTACTATCCCTTTGGTCTCAAACATAAAGGGTATAACAATAACCCTAGTTCTAGTAACATTGCACTAAAAAGAAGGTTTCAAGGGCAAGAGCATCAAGACGAATTAAATTTGAATTGGTATTCGTTTAAATGGAGAAATGCTGACCCAGCAATTGGGAGATTTTTTAATATAGACCCACTTTCTGAAAAGTTTATGTACAATTCTACTTATGCTTTTAGTGAAAATAGAGTTATAGATGGTGTTGAACTTGAGGGATTAGAATATGTTAATGCCAATAAAGCGAGAGTTTTTGTTAAACCTAATGGAGATGTTGGGCTTAGAATGAATAATATGACAGAGGCTACGGCAATCCCGTTTAGACTTTCTAACATGGATGTTTCTACTTGGGCACCAGGAACAATTGGAAATCAAAATATAAATACAACTATTGGTAGAATCTCAACAAACTTACCAACTAAACTTGATTTAATTAGGGGTCAGCTTAATCAAACCCATAATATTCTTCTCCCAATTGCACAATCCACAGGTCAAACTGATAAAAGATTTAGCCCAAAAGCAATTGGAAATGGACCTTTGGTTGGAGCAAAAGAAGGCAGAGCGGCTAAAGGAATCCTAGTGGTAGAAGGATTAAAGTTAACAGGTTATGCGATAGGGTTTTTTATGAAACTTTATGATAAAAACCAAATAAAAAAACATTTAGGTTTTCTAGAGTTGGCTATGGGAGACCTTTCAGATGCATATGATTCTGGTTTAGTCCCAAGAGAATTTCATAATTCTGAAAGCTTTAACGATTTATTAAATGTAATTTTGTCTGGCACAAGTGTCAGCGGAGATAAAAAAATAGAAAACCTAGGGATTACTATTTATAATAACTATAACAACAATGGTGATGATGAAAATAATTCTTTTTGGCAAAGCATTTGGCAAAGGGAGCAAGATAAGCTGGATAAGTTTTATAACTCGACTGACTAA